A window of the Flavobacterium sangjuense genome harbors these coding sequences:
- a CDS encoding NADPH-dependent assimilatory sulfite reductase hemoprotein subunit: MSEKLSANEAIKTQSDGLRGTLKESIDLDNHTGSVRPDDEFLVKFHGMYVQDDRDRRAERAAKKLDNLYSFMIRLRIPGGVISAEQWIATHEISEQYGTGTLKITTRQTVQLHGLLKHQIRPTIQAFNTAKLDSIAACGDVNRNVIATSHPQISPLHKQIHDYADKISTLLLPKTQSYYEVFIDGEKIYERSSEADPLYEDRYLPRKFKIAIAIPPSNDVDVFTNDIGLIAIIENNQLKGFNIAIGGGLATTHGNPNTYSRLGSIIGFTDTEEKTLKVVYEILTVQRDFGNRVDRKLSRLKYTVDKLTVEGFKKELESRIGFKLEAEKPFSFSERSDRFGWEKNHENTWFYTLFVEHGVVKPYQKQFLKELAELKISNFIFTGNQNLILGEIADSDKPKVEALLKTHDIEKQVSALRKNSMACVALPTCPLALAEGQRYLPELVTKIEPILQKYNLTNDEITIRMTGCPNGCGRPYVSELGFVGTGPEQYNFMLGGDRYGERLNKLYKEKLTETQILEEVDFLFSQYVNDKNENETFGDFAFRKF; encoded by the coding sequence ATGAGCGAAAAATTATCTGCTAATGAAGCAATAAAGACCCAAAGTGATGGTCTTAGAGGAACATTAAAAGAAAGTATTGATTTAGATAATCACACCGGAAGTGTGCGTCCAGATGATGAATTTTTAGTCAAATTTCATGGTATGTATGTGCAGGACGACCGTGATCGCAGAGCTGAAAGAGCAGCGAAGAAATTAGATAATTTATATTCCTTTATGATTCGTTTGCGAATTCCAGGCGGTGTAATTTCTGCTGAACAATGGATTGCAACTCATGAAATTTCAGAACAATACGGAACGGGAACTTTAAAAATAACAACACGACAAACGGTTCAATTGCATGGATTGTTAAAACATCAAATACGTCCAACTATTCAGGCGTTTAATACGGCCAAATTAGATTCGATTGCGGCTTGTGGCGATGTAAATAGAAATGTAATAGCAACTTCACATCCACAAATTTCGCCACTTCATAAACAAATACATGATTATGCGGATAAAATATCGACTCTATTACTGCCAAAAACACAATCGTATTATGAAGTTTTTATTGATGGAGAAAAGATATATGAACGTTCTTCTGAAGCCGATCCATTATATGAAGACCGATACCTGCCACGGAAATTTAAAATTGCCATTGCAATTCCGCCAAGTAACGATGTAGATGTATTTACGAACGATATCGGATTGATAGCCATTATTGAAAACAACCAATTAAAAGGATTTAACATTGCTATCGGCGGTGGTTTAGCAACAACTCACGGAAACCCAAACACCTATTCTCGTTTGGGAAGTATTATTGGTTTTACTGATACCGAAGAAAAAACGTTAAAAGTAGTTTATGAAATTTTAACCGTACAACGCGATTTTGGTAATCGTGTGGACAGAAAATTATCGCGATTAAAATATACCGTTGATAAATTAACTGTAGAAGGTTTTAAAAAAGAACTGGAAAGTCGTATCGGATTTAAATTAGAAGCTGAGAAACCTTTTAGTTTTAGTGAAAGAAGTGACCGTTTTGGTTGGGAGAAAAATCATGAAAACACCTGGTTTTATACATTATTTGTAGAACACGGAGTTGTAAAACCGTATCAAAAGCAGTTTTTAAAAGAATTAGCAGAACTAAAAATATCAAACTTCATTTTTACAGGAAATCAAAATTTAATCCTGGGAGAAATCGCTGATTCCGATAAACCAAAAGTGGAAGCATTATTAAAAACGCATGATATTGAAAAGCAGGTAAGTGCTTTGAGAAAAAACTCTATGGCATGTGTGGCATTGCCTACTTGCCCATTGGCATTGGCTGAAGGACAAAGATATTTGCCGGAACTGGTAACCAAAATTGAACCAATTCTACAGAAATACAACCTTACGAATGATGAAATAACAATCAGAATGACAGGTTGTCCCAATGGTTGTGGGCGTCCTTATGTGTCCGAATTGGGTTTTGTTGGAACCGGTCCGGAACAATACAATTTTATGTTAGGCGGCGACAGATATGGAGAGCGTTTAAACAAATTATATAAAGAAAAACTAACTGAAACTCAGATTTTAGAAGAAGTAGATTTTTTATTTAGTCAGTATGTAAATGATAAAAATGAAAATGAAACTTTTGGAGACTTTGCTTTTAGAAAATTTTAG
- a CDS encoding OsmC family protein yields MKIKLKRLNEDFHFQATNERGHQIEIDSRKEFGGNDLAPSPMELLLMAVAGCSAIDIVSILKKQKQQIELFQAEVDGARVKEGEATPFKEINLTIFLEGKIEPKKAVKAAQLSFEKYCSVAKTIEPTATIKYKVILNNNEL; encoded by the coding sequence ATGAAAATAAAATTAAAGCGATTAAATGAAGATTTTCATTTTCAGGCAACAAATGAACGCGGACATCAAATAGAAATTGACAGTCGTAAAGAATTTGGAGGCAACGATTTAGCGCCAAGTCCAATGGAATTATTACTAATGGCTGTAGCTGGCTGTTCGGCAATTGATATAGTTTCTATTTTAAAAAAACAAAAGCAGCAAATCGAACTTTTTCAAGCAGAAGTGGATGGCGCCAGAGTAAAAGAAGGAGAGGCAACTCCTTTCAAGGAAATCAACCTCACTATTTTTTTAGAGGGAAAAATTGAACCTAAGAAAGCAGTTAAAGCAGCCCAACTATCTTTTGAAAAATACTGTTCGGTTGCCAAAACAATTGAACCAACTGCGACCATTAAGTATAAAGTTATTTTAAACAACAACGAGCTATGA
- a CDS encoding TSUP family transporter → MANTLFPIFLKTETAHFLIVGGGNVGLEKTETLLRQNPNIRITVVATYFHANLKEIVQQNSNVIAIERAFDENDLIDKDYVIIATDKPKVNLEVRELARSKGIKVNAADQPDLCDFYLGSIVNKGSLKIAISTNGKSPVLAKRMREYFTDVIPDNIEDNLTVLNDFRNKHKGNFAEKLADLNKITENFATKPQNKENRKLKQLTFVLALSFLMLFTGYGLSTIVTVSDLKYGLSAIPNEFYGMLLIGFLAQLVDGAVGLGYGVTCATSMMLLGINLPAISGSIHTAEMFSSGISGYSHYKFGNVNKKLFYWLAIPGVFGAIAGALLLIYLGNKYQTIAYIILSIYTMIIGVRLIILAFRKLNRKKKINYTGFLGFSGGFLDAFGGGGWGPIVASTLLAKGRRSSYVVGTVSLAEFFVTLAAAITFFSSIGISHWYIILGLILGGSIAAPFAAKLAGKMPQKMALLLVAFLVIVFSLRVLVKMI, encoded by the coding sequence ATGGCAAACACACTTTTCCCTATATTCTTAAAAACAGAAACTGCTCACTTCTTAATTGTGGGCGGTGGAAATGTTGGCTTGGAAAAAACCGAAACCTTATTGAGGCAAAATCCCAATATCAGGATTACTGTTGTGGCGACTTATTTTCATGCCAATTTAAAAGAAATTGTTCAACAAAATAGTAATGTAATAGCAATCGAAAGAGCTTTTGATGAGAATGATTTAATTGATAAAGATTATGTAATTATTGCCACAGATAAACCTAAAGTTAATTTAGAAGTTAGAGAATTAGCTCGTTCTAAAGGAATTAAAGTTAATGCAGCAGACCAACCCGATTTGTGTGATTTTTATTTGGGTTCAATTGTAAACAAAGGAAGTTTAAAGATTGCTATTTCTACAAATGGAAAATCTCCCGTTTTAGCCAAACGGATGCGTGAATATTTTACGGATGTAATTCCGGATAATATTGAAGATAATTTGACTGTTTTAAATGATTTTAGAAATAAGCACAAAGGAAATTTTGCAGAAAAATTAGCTGACTTAAATAAAATCACAGAAAATTTTGCAACAAAACCACAAAATAAAGAAAACAGAAAATTAAAGCAATTAACTTTTGTTTTAGCGCTTTCTTTTTTAATGTTATTTACAGGCTATGGTCTGTCAACTATTGTAACTGTTTCTGATTTAAAGTATGGATTGAGTGCTATTCCAAATGAGTTTTATGGCATGTTACTCATTGGTTTTTTAGCGCAATTAGTTGATGGTGCTGTAGGTTTGGGTTATGGAGTTACTTGTGCTACGAGTATGATGCTTTTGGGAATTAACCTTCCGGCAATAAGCGGTAGTATTCACACGGCAGAAATGTTTTCAAGTGGCATAAGCGGTTATTCTCATTACAAATTTGGAAACGTAAATAAAAAATTGTTTTATTGGCTCGCAATTCCGGGAGTTTTTGGTGCGATAGCTGGTGCCTTGTTATTAATTTACTTGGGAAATAAATACCAAACCATTGCTTATATTATACTATCTATTTACACAATGATTATTGGTGTTCGATTAATCATTTTAGCCTTTAGAAAATTAAATAGGAAAAAGAAAATTAACTATACAGGTTTTCTTGGGTTTTCCGGAGGTTTTCTAGATGCTTTCGGAGGTGGTGGTTGGGGGCCAATAGTAGCCTCAACATTATTGGCTAAAGGTAGAAGATCGAGCTATGTAGTAGGCACAGTAAGTTTAGCCGAATTTTTTGTAACACTAGCTGCAGCCATCACTTTTTTTAGCTCAATTGGGATAAGTCATTGGTATATTATTCTCGGATTGATTCTCGGAGGAAGTATTGCGGCACCATTTGCTGCAAAATTAGCCGGTAAAATGCCGCAAAAAATGGCTTTGCTTTTGGTGGCTTTTTTGGTTATTGTTTTCAGTTTAAGAGTGCTAGTTAAAATGATATAA
- a CDS encoding TonB-dependent receptor, producing the protein MKNSKNYIHVIVFFLIAFKQIANAQENTNQISGVILDKTNLAPISDATIIVKNSNVSVVADAEGKFVINAEVQFPVVLLISNFGYNSKKIELSSYQNNLVVELEAKETQLFEVLVTSRRRTEVVQDVPVPIAVVTAKQVEESGSFNVNRVKELVPSVQLYSSNPRNTTLNIRGLGSTFGLTNDGIDPGVGFYVDGVYYARPAATSLDFIDLERIEVLRGPQGTLFGKNTTAGAFNITTKKPNFIPSSTAELSYGNHGYIQAKSSINGELFKKFAGRLSFSGTQRDGVIENVRTGNSVNDINNLGVKGQLLFVPNEKTEVILSGDFSQQRPDGYAQVLAGVVTTQRAAYRQFNQIIADLGYELPSLNAFDRKIDHDTPWRSNNDLGGVSLNIERDIAGGTLTSTTAWRYWNWDPSNDRDFTGLSVLRKSKAPSVHNQVSQEVRYAGDLSKKVSVVFGVYAIGQDLKSSPYHTEESGDAQWRFSQSTTSSNWQTPGLFEGYGIKTRSSLKSLSGAVFGQLDWALTSDLHILPGLRYNYDEKEVDYDRKTYGGLETTDPALIALKKLVYSDQAFKADVSDNNYSGQLTVAYKISDNFNSFGTYARSFKPVGVNLGGLPTANGEVLTDLAVVKPEAVEHFEIGVKTNPTPNSRVNVTIYSTNIKDYQTQVQTAELGVNRGYLANAEKVRVNGVELEGNVRLLKDLSLNASLSYTDGKYVSFKNAPVPLEETGAAQAFKDVSGGRLPGVSKWSGSVGSEYTADAKFLKREGRFFVALDSYFRSEFSSSASPSKYLNVEGYALFNGRFGFRVQSGLSVSIWARNLLNKDYYEQLLPGAGNAGHYAGVLGDPRTYGITLKYVL; encoded by the coding sequence ATGAAAAATAGTAAAAATTATATACACGTAATTGTTTTTTTTCTGATTGCATTCAAGCAAATCGCTAACGCTCAAGAGAATACTAATCAAATATCAGGAGTTATTTTGGATAAGACTAATTTGGCTCCTATTTCGGATGCGACTATCATTGTTAAAAACAGCAATGTTTCGGTAGTGGCAGATGCCGAAGGGAAGTTTGTCATAAACGCCGAAGTTCAATTCCCGGTTGTACTTCTAATATCAAACTTCGGTTATAACTCCAAAAAAATAGAATTATCCTCTTATCAAAACAATCTGGTTGTTGAATTAGAAGCCAAAGAGACGCAGTTGTTTGAAGTCTTGGTTACTTCCAGAAGAAGAACGGAAGTAGTACAGGATGTACCTGTACCCATTGCGGTGGTAACTGCCAAACAAGTTGAAGAATCGGGTTCGTTTAATGTGAACAGGGTCAAAGAACTGGTACCTTCGGTACAATTGTATTCGTCGAATCCCAGGAATACTACATTGAACATTAGAGGATTGGGTTCTACTTTTGGCTTGACCAATGATGGTATTGATCCTGGAGTTGGGTTTTATGTAGATGGAGTTTATTATGCTCGTCCTGCAGCTACTTCACTTGATTTTATTGATTTAGAAAGAATTGAAGTATTGCGTGGTCCGCAAGGAACACTTTTTGGAAAAAACACGACTGCAGGTGCTTTCAATATTACAACAAAGAAACCCAATTTTATTCCTTCCTCGACAGCTGAGCTAAGCTATGGTAATCATGGATATATCCAGGCGAAAAGTTCTATTAATGGGGAATTGTTTAAAAAATTTGCCGGAAGATTGTCTTTTTCAGGAACACAAAGAGATGGTGTAATTGAGAATGTTAGAACTGGGAACTCTGTAAACGACATCAATAATTTAGGCGTAAAAGGACAATTGTTGTTTGTTCCCAATGAAAAAACAGAAGTTATACTATCGGGTGATTTCTCCCAGCAAAGACCTGATGGATATGCACAGGTGCTTGCTGGTGTGGTAACTACACAACGTGCGGCCTACAGACAGTTCAATCAGATTATTGCCGATTTAGGTTACGAGTTGCCATCGTTGAATGCTTTCGATAGAAAAATTGACCACGATACACCATGGAGATCAAACAATGATTTAGGCGGTGTTTCGTTAAATATTGAAAGAGACATTGCAGGAGGAACGTTAACGTCAACTACAGCGTGGCGCTACTGGAACTGGGATCCATCAAATGACAGGGATTTTACAGGCTTGTCGGTACTAAGAAAGTCAAAAGCACCATCGGTTCATAACCAGGTTTCTCAGGAAGTTCGTTATGCCGGAGATTTATCTAAAAAAGTTTCGGTTGTTTTCGGAGTGTATGCTATTGGACAGGATTTAAAATCGTCTCCTTACCACACGGAAGAATCGGGTGATGCACAATGGCGATTTTCGCAAAGTACGACCAGTTCTAACTGGCAAACTCCGGGTTTGTTTGAAGGTTACGGAATTAAAACAAGATCTTCATTGAAATCGCTGAGCGGTGCTGTATTTGGGCAATTGGATTGGGCTTTGACATCAGATTTACACATATTACCGGGCTTGCGATACAATTATGATGAGAAAGAAGTTGATTACGATAGAAAAACATACGGAGGTTTAGAAACAACCGATCCTGCATTGATAGCACTTAAGAAGTTGGTCTATTCGGATCAGGCATTTAAAGCCGATGTTTCAGATAACAATTACTCAGGTCAATTAACCGTTGCCTATAAAATTTCGGATAATTTTAATTCATTTGGAACGTATGCGAGAAGTTTCAAACCTGTTGGTGTAAATTTAGGAGGATTGCCAACTGCGAATGGCGAAGTGCTTACTGATTTGGCAGTCGTTAAACCAGAGGCGGTAGAGCATTTTGAAATCGGTGTAAAAACAAACCCAACACCAAATTCAAGAGTTAATGTCACTATTTACAGTACCAATATCAAAGACTATCAAACCCAGGTGCAAACAGCTGAATTGGGCGTAAACAGAGGTTATCTAGCCAATGCGGAAAAAGTTAGAGTGAATGGTGTGGAACTGGAAGGGAATGTCAGATTATTAAAAGACTTAAGTCTAAATGCGAGTTTGTCTTATACCGATGGTAAATATGTTTCCTTTAAAAATGCCCCTGTGCCTTTGGAAGAAACGGGTGCAGCACAAGCTTTTAAAGATGTTTCGGGCGGAAGATTGCCTGGCGTTTCGAAATGGTCAGGCTCGGTAGGCTCTGAATATACTGCTGATGCCAAATTTCTTAAAAGAGAAGGTCGCTTTTTTGTGGCTTTGGATTCCTATTTCAGATCTGAATTTTCTTCAAGTGCCTCGCCTTCAAAATATTTAAATGTTGAAGGTTATGCGCTATTCAATGGTCGATTTGGATTTAGAGTTCAAAGCGGTTTGTCTGTCTCGATTTGGGCACGCAATCTTTTGAATAAAGATTATTATGAGCAATTATTACCCGGAGCCGGGAATGCCGGACATTATGCCGGTGTTTTAGGAGATCCGCGAACCTACGGAATTACGTTAAAGTATGTATTATAA